The following proteins are co-located in the Pyrococcus abyssi GE5 genome:
- a CDS encoding tRNA-binding protein, producing MWDTSKDYRLLVAEKAVELFLRTIEGAKFRGQWDKKRAIKLAKEMIPEIQALRYSYLEPQELVDTPQMKALKEKAQGIIEALGGEDWHEKFISQAGKDEREKVEEQVAKIRFFLNTILGLDRRLKLGKINDPVIAVDIVVGEVMSVGKHPNADKLLVTNVNIGNRAVTVITNDLTVKEGNRVAVALLPPRVFFGIVSEGMFLGAGEGVLKNVKGEIGGLPKGIPLEALNETRNLVEAFLKE from the coding sequence ATGTGGGACACAAGTAAGGATTACAGGTTGCTAGTTGCCGAGAAGGCCGTTGAGCTTTTCCTTAGGACGATTGAGGGGGCTAAGTTTAGGGGTCAGTGGGACAAGAAGAGGGCCATAAAGCTAGCTAAGGAGATGATACCTGAGATACAGGCCCTGAGATACAGCTACCTCGAGCCCCAGGAGCTAGTCGACACTCCCCAGATGAAGGCCCTTAAGGAAAAGGCCCAGGGGATAATAGAGGCCCTCGGCGGTGAAGACTGGCATGAGAAGTTCATAAGCCAGGCCGGCAAGGATGAGAGGGAGAAAGTTGAAGAACAGGTTGCCAAGATAAGGTTCTTCCTCAATACTATCCTGGGCTTGGACAGAAGGTTAAAGCTCGGTAAGATAAACGATCCGGTGATAGCGGTTGACATAGTGGTTGGGGAGGTAATGAGCGTTGGGAAGCATCCCAATGCAGATAAATTGCTAGTTACAAACGTCAACATAGGCAACAGAGCTGTAACGGTGATAACCAACGACCTGACCGTTAAGGAGGGTAATAGGGTTGCAGTGGCTTTGCTTCCCCCAAGGGTGTTCTTTGGCATAGTGAGCGAGGGCATGTTCCTTGGAGCTGGAGAAGGCGTTTTAAAGAACGTAAAGGGAGAGATAGGTGGGCTTCCAAAGGGGATTCCACTTGAAGCTCTAAACGAGACGAGAAACTTGGTTGAAGCGTTCCTAAAGGAGTAG
- a CDS encoding DHH family phosphoesterase — MRGERKLKNLLKSLKRDEGIILLCHHNADPDSLGSAIAFSNFLLDRGLRNVRIGVAQSIASYSRRLLKFSRVPIERNPKISERVVFIFDTSSLEQLEPIKIPPNAKLIVIDHHVEKENPIPADISVIDPKRTSTAEIVWELFKKLGYKDEDSAKVLLAAIISDTSSFRYANAKTFKTVSEILELYDFSISEVSQLVAPVSDENVEQSKRIAVLKACQRMEIHKVRKFIIVTSKVSAYEALACKVFLQLGADVAIVGSEKDGVRISARAKDYLVKKGLHLGKLMEKVGPIIGGSGGGHPGAAGANGKENLDEAIKFLVKEVQRFLKGVGDG; from the coding sequence ATGAGGGGAGAGAGGAAGCTGAAGAACCTCTTGAAGAGCCTGAAGAGGGATGAAGGGATAATCTTGCTTTGCCACCACAATGCCGACCCAGATTCTCTCGGCTCGGCGATAGCCTTCTCGAACTTCCTCCTCGATAGGGGTCTTAGGAATGTTAGGATTGGGGTTGCCCAGAGTATAGCGAGCTATTCTAGGAGGCTCTTGAAGTTCTCGAGGGTTCCAATAGAGAGGAACCCCAAGATAAGTGAGAGAGTAGTTTTCATCTTCGACACCTCTTCCCTAGAACAGCTCGAGCCCATTAAAATTCCTCCGAACGCTAAGCTAATCGTCATAGATCATCACGTTGAGAAGGAGAATCCTATTCCAGCTGACATCTCTGTCATAGACCCAAAGAGGACTTCAACAGCTGAGATAGTCTGGGAGCTCTTTAAAAAGCTAGGCTATAAGGACGAGGACTCTGCTAAGGTTCTCCTGGCCGCGATAATCTCAGACACGTCGAGCTTCCGCTATGCGAATGCTAAGACCTTCAAAACAGTTTCTGAGATACTAGAGCTTTACGACTTCAGTATCTCCGAGGTTTCCCAGCTGGTGGCTCCAGTCAGCGACGAGAACGTTGAGCAGTCAAAGAGGATTGCCGTGCTTAAGGCCTGCCAGAGGATGGAAATTCACAAGGTTAGGAAGTTCATAATAGTTACGTCGAAGGTCTCAGCGTACGAGGCCTTGGCTTGCAAGGTCTTCCTCCAGCTTGGGGCTGACGTTGCGATAGTTGGGAGCGAGAAGGACGGCGTTAGGATATCGGCCAGGGCCAAGGATTACCTCGTTAAGAAGGGCCTTCACCTGGGGAAGCTTATGGAGAAGGTGGGGCCCATAATAGGGGGTTCCGGCGGGGGTCATCCTGGGGCCGCTGGGGCTAACGGTAAGGAGAATTTGGATGAGGCGATAAAGTTCTTAGTCAAGGAGGTTCAAAGGTTCTTGAAGGGTGTTGGGGATGGCTAA
- a CDS encoding DUF3194 domain-containing protein, whose protein sequence is MKKVVHIGLPKLSEDELIEVGEIAQKVIINYIFDHLAKSEVRDMEVTARINQGETLDLELEVYVEVPIFVKVDVESLIDEAIDRAYEVVEEYLRKLAKGKGNEGREEAEEPLEEPEEG, encoded by the coding sequence ATGAAAAAAGTGGTTCACATAGGGTTGCCCAAGCTTAGCGAGGACGAGCTGATTGAGGTTGGCGAGATAGCCCAGAAGGTTATAATAAACTACATCTTCGATCACTTAGCTAAGAGCGAAGTGAGGGACATGGAGGTTACGGCTAGGATAAACCAGGGAGAGACCCTAGACCTAGAGCTCGAAGTGTACGTAGAGGTTCCCATATTCGTCAAGGTTGACGTCGAGTCCCTGATAGATGAGGCAATAGACAGGGCCTACGAGGTCGTTGAAGAATACCTAAGAAAGCTAGCGAAGGGGAAGGGAAATGAGGGGAGAGAGGAAGCTGAAGAACCTCTTGAAGAGCCTGAAGAGGGATGA
- a CDS encoding prefoldin subunit beta — protein MQNIPPQVQAMLGQLESYQQQLQLVIQQKQKVQADLNEAKKALEEIEALPDDAQVYKTVGTLIVKTTKEKALQELKEKVETLEVRLNALNRQEQKINEKVKELTQKIQAALRPPTAG, from the coding sequence ATGCAGAACATCCCTCCCCAGGTTCAAGCGATGCTCGGACAGCTTGAAAGCTATCAGCAGCAGCTCCAGCTAGTGATCCAGCAAAAGCAGAAGGTTCAAGCTGATTTAAACGAGGCCAAGAAGGCTTTAGAGGAGATAGAGGCCCTCCCGGATGATGCCCAGGTTTACAAGACGGTTGGGACGCTCATAGTCAAGACCACGAAGGAGAAGGCCCTCCAGGAGCTCAAGGAGAAGGTCGAGACCTTGGAGGTCAGGCTCAACGCCTTGAACAGGCAGGAGCAGAAGATAAACGAGAAGGTCAAGGAGCTTACCCAGAAGATTCAGGCTGCCCTGAGACCTCCAACCGCCGGCTGA
- the serK gene encoding L-serine kinase SerK yields the protein MGVEKVPKYNIPVKKVEYVFIELDKMKPHEQLVQRELEDFIESVTGSGIFWKPMLLAKIPGTDEYLIVDGHHRWAGLQKLGAKRAPSVILDYFDEGVKVYTWYPAFKGSVEKVIERLKAEGLEVIEDPKAEERAEKGEIAFALVGEKSYAISGGLEEQKKVSKVLDEMDQAKEIELVYYGLKEDAKADMEKGEIDYVFIRKAPSKEEVMELVKRGEVFSPKTTRHVLPFIPDKIDVKLEDLF from the coding sequence ATGGGCGTTGAGAAGGTTCCAAAGTACAACATTCCGGTTAAGAAGGTTGAATACGTTTTTATTGAGCTCGACAAGATGAAGCCCCACGAGCAGCTCGTTCAGAGGGAACTTGAGGACTTCATAGAGAGCGTCACAGGCTCTGGAATCTTCTGGAAGCCGATGCTTCTGGCTAAGATCCCAGGAACCGACGAATATTTAATCGTGGACGGCCACCACAGGTGGGCCGGCCTTCAGAAGCTAGGCGCAAAGAGGGCTCCATCGGTAATCCTTGACTACTTCGACGAGGGCGTTAAGGTTTACACTTGGTACCCTGCATTCAAGGGAAGCGTTGAGAAGGTCATAGAGAGGCTCAAGGCCGAGGGGTTAGAGGTGATTGAAGATCCTAAAGCAGAGGAGAGGGCTGAGAAGGGGGAGATAGCTTTTGCCCTAGTTGGCGAGAAGAGCTACGCGATCTCAGGAGGATTGGAAGAGCAGAAGAAAGTAAGTAAGGTTCTCGACGAGATGGATCAGGCTAAGGAGATAGAGCTCGTCTATTATGGCCTCAAGGAGGATGCGAAGGCCGACATGGAGAAGGGTGAAATCGACTACGTCTTCATAAGGAAGGCTCCAAGCAAGGAGGAGGTAATGGAGCTAGTGAAGAGGGGAGAGGTCTTCTCACCCAAGACGACGAGGCACGTCTTGCCTTTCATTCCAGACAAGATCGATGTGAAGCTCGAGGATCTCTTCTAG
- a CDS encoding nucleotidyltransferase domain-containing protein — protein sequence MKFSGLPIGLDELIAIARAFKREYKEVFDIVIYGSTMLGKENPNDFDFMVILKRGKETDRFEIAFEFKQRLLDLGFPHEKLDVKAIALEDLFDPNYLATPGIIVGGFSLTKEKPIHELMNGEGYSLFKIIVSGLSRNERNKFSFALKGRDGRSGILKDLGGIFLAPWVVLIPVENTYRFKEFLDHWKVKYEVYLTYGTKLSITPPIL from the coding sequence ATGAAGTTCTCAGGCTTACCGATAGGATTAGATGAGTTAATCGCAATAGCAAGAGCTTTTAAGAGAGAGTATAAGGAGGTTTTCGATATAGTGATTTATGGATCTACAATGCTCGGAAAGGAAAATCCTAATGACTTCGACTTCATGGTTATCCTCAAGAGGGGAAAAGAAACGGATCGCTTTGAAATAGCCTTCGAATTTAAGCAGAGACTCCTCGATCTTGGCTTTCCACACGAGAAGCTAGACGTTAAAGCTATAGCTCTAGAAGATCTCTTCGATCCGAACTATCTGGCAACTCCTGGGATAATTGTAGGTGGGTTCTCCTTAACTAAGGAGAAGCCCATCCATGAGCTCATGAACGGAGAAGGTTACAGCCTTTTCAAGATAATCGTAAGTGGACTAAGTCGAAATGAAAGGAATAAGTTCAGCTTTGCTCTCAAAGGAAGGGACGGGAGGAGTGGTATACTTAAGGATTTGGGCGGTATATTCTTGGCTCCATGGGTGGTTCTCATACCCGTAGAGAACACGTATAGATTCAAGGAGTTCCTGGATCATTGGAAGGTTAAGTACGAGGTGTACCTTACCTATGGTACTAAGCTTTCCATCACTCCTCCAATCCTCTAA
- a CDS encoding AAA family ATPase has product MLFSPYPKTKREELFDREKELEELKKAIESGERLILLLGLRRLGKSSLLNVALGELSYPSIKVDVRKTYSEFSSVNRYVVGRMLLSAISGKLEEAKNFLRRVKGISISGVRIDVSPRDFSIVELLEALNDYGERTGRVIIAFDEAQYLRFGGATRYDGILAYAIDNLDNLTFILTGSEVGLLFDFLKFNEPGAPLFGRYHHDIILEKFNSEMSAEFLEKGFEEMRFKVSELEIEKAVEELDGIVGWLTLYGYIRVTRKVKHEDAMEEILREARLILSTELSRLFSYSPRYKGILKAISLGYSRWRDIKDYLTLKLGYINDSNFSSLLENLVKSGYVEKRNGRYKISDPVLERVFREL; this is encoded by the coding sequence ATGTTATTCTCGCCCTATCCAAAGACCAAGAGGGAAGAGCTATTCGACAGGGAAAAGGAGCTTGAGGAGCTTAAAAAGGCAATTGAGAGCGGAGAGAGATTAATTTTATTGCTCGGGCTAAGAAGGTTGGGAAAGAGCTCCCTCCTGAACGTTGCCCTCGGCGAGCTTTCCTATCCTTCTATAAAGGTAGATGTGAGAAAAACCTACTCGGAGTTTTCCTCAGTTAATAGGTACGTCGTAGGTAGAATGCTCCTTTCAGCGATTAGTGGGAAGCTTGAAGAAGCCAAGAACTTCCTACGAAGGGTTAAAGGTATAAGCATTTCAGGTGTTAGAATTGATGTTTCTCCAAGGGATTTCTCGATAGTTGAATTGCTCGAGGCCCTCAATGACTACGGTGAAAGGACTGGAAGGGTCATTATAGCTTTCGACGAGGCTCAGTACCTCCGCTTCGGAGGAGCGACAAGGTACGATGGAATACTTGCTTACGCAATCGACAATTTAGACAACCTAACCTTCATCTTAACGGGTTCCGAGGTTGGCCTACTCTTTGACTTCCTGAAGTTCAATGAGCCAGGGGCTCCACTCTTCGGCAGGTACCACCATGACATAATCTTGGAGAAATTCAATTCAGAGATGAGCGCTGAGTTCCTGGAAAAGGGATTTGAGGAAATGAGATTTAAGGTGAGCGAGCTCGAGATTGAAAAGGCCGTTGAAGAGCTCGACGGGATAGTGGGCTGGTTAACCTTATATGGTTACATTAGGGTAACGAGAAAGGTTAAACATGAGGATGCTATGGAGGAAATTCTTAGGGAGGCGAGGTTAATCTTGAGTACTGAGCTTTCGAGGCTCTTCTCCTATAGTCCAAGGTATAAAGGTATACTAAAGGCCATAAGCTTGGGCTATTCTCGCTGGAGGGACATAAAGGATTACCTAACGCTCAAGCTTGGTTACATAAATGATTCTAACTTCTCTTCCCTTCTTGAAAACTTAGTTAAGTCGGGCTACGTTGAGAAGAGAAACGGGAGGTATAAGATCTCGGATCCAGTGCTGGAGAGGGTTTTCAGGGAGCTCTAG
- a CDS encoding 50S ribosomal protein L39e: MARNKPLAKKLRLAKAMKQNRRVPVWVIVKTNRRVLTHPKRRHWRRTKLKE; encoded by the coding sequence ATGGCGAGGAACAAGCCCTTGGCAAAAAAGCTAAGGCTCGCAAAGGCCATGAAACAAAACAGGCGCGTCCCTGTTTGGGTTATAGTTAAGACGAATAGGAGAGTTCTAACCCATCCTAAGAGGAGGCACTGGAGGAGAACCAAGCTTAAGGAGTGA
- a CDS encoding 50S ribosomal protein L31e, producing MPIKPGEEVIFTVPIRKIKKIVPRWKRAPRAVKFVREFVARHAKAQEVIISTKVNEKIWERGIEKPPSRLRVKVKVEEEDRDGKKVRIAYVDLA from the coding sequence ATGCCAATAAAGCCGGGAGAAGAGGTTATATTCACGGTACCAATTAGGAAGATCAAGAAGATAGTGCCGAGATGGAAGAGGGCACCAAGGGCTGTGAAGTTCGTGAGGGAGTTCGTGGCGAGGCACGCGAAGGCCCAGGAGGTTATCATAAGCACGAAGGTTAACGAGAAGATCTGGGAGAGGGGAATCGAAAAGCCCCCAAGCAGGCTAAGGGTAAAGGTCAAGGTCGAGGAAGAGGACAGGGATGGAAAGAAGGTTAGGATAGCGTACGTTGACCTCGCCTGA
- a CDS encoding translation initiation factor IF-6, with the protein MHIERLDFENSPYLGVFGVATDRVVLVREGLQEKKLEVIREVLKVPVIEASIMKSRIIGTLATGNSNAILVPWYVWDTEIERIKSAFKEYGIETEIVPFRTKYTALGNLILTNDKAALVSAKFSRDEAKEIGDILGVEVERGLIAGLHAVGSAGVVTNKGGLVHPEASDEELEWLSELFKVDVYVGTANMGVPYVGTCMLANSNGVVVGHLTTGPEIVKIEEALGLI; encoded by the coding sequence ATGCACATAGAGAGACTTGACTTCGAGAACTCACCCTACCTCGGGGTGTTCGGGGTAGCTACCGATAGGGTTGTGTTGGTTAGGGAAGGCCTTCAGGAGAAAAAGCTGGAGGTAATCAGGGAAGTCCTCAAGGTTCCAGTGATAGAGGCTAGCATAATGAAGTCACGAATAATTGGAACACTTGCAACTGGAAACTCAAACGCGATACTAGTTCCCTGGTACGTTTGGGACACCGAGATAGAGAGAATTAAATCAGCATTCAAGGAGTATGGAATAGAGACGGAGATAGTTCCATTCAGGACAAAGTACACGGCCCTTGGGAATTTGATACTAACCAACGATAAAGCAGCACTCGTCAGTGCAAAGTTCTCTAGAGATGAGGCCAAGGAAATTGGTGATATCCTTGGGGTTGAGGTGGAGAGAGGGTTAATAGCTGGACTTCACGCGGTTGGGAGCGCTGGTGTGGTTACGAATAAAGGTGGCCTAGTTCACCCAGAGGCAAGTGATGAAGAGCTTGAGTGGTTGTCCGAGCTGTTTAAGGTTGACGTGTACGTTGGAACCGCCAACATGGGAGTTCCCTACGTTGGGACTTGCATGTTAGCTAACTCAAATGGCGTTGTTGTTGGACACTTAACTACTGGTCCCGAGATAGTTAAGATTGAGGAAGCCCTTGGATTGATATGA
- the rpl18a gene encoding 50S ribosomal protein L18Ae, whose translation MNVKVFRVSGYFEKNGRKFKFTKEYRALKEEHVKELVYSDIGSKHKVKRRKIFIKEIKEIRPEEAEDIVVRRLSLEL comes from the coding sequence ATGAATGTTAAGGTCTTCCGCGTCTCAGGCTACTTCGAGAAGAACGGAAGGAAGTTCAAGTTCACCAAGGAGTACAGGGCCTTGAAGGAAGAGCACGTCAAAGAGCTAGTTTACTCTGACATAGGGAGCAAGCACAAGGTGAAGAGGAGGAAGATATTCATAAAGGAGATAAAGGAGATAAGGCCAGAGGAGGCAGAGGACATAGTCGTTAGGAGGCTCAGCCTCGAGCTCTAA
- the pfdA gene encoding prefoldin subunit alpha — protein sequence MAQSNKELEKLAYEYQLLQAQAQLLAQNLELLNLARAEVQTVKETLENLKKIEEEKPEILVPIGAGSFLKGIIVDKNNAIVSVGSGYAVERSVDDAISFLEKRLNEYDDAIKKTQQALTELEKRLGDVAKKAQEIQQKQAMGSFKVKK from the coding sequence ATGGCCCAAAGCAATAAGGAGTTGGAAAAGCTCGCGTATGAGTATCAGCTTCTTCAAGCCCAAGCCCAGCTTTTAGCACAAAATTTGGAACTGTTGAACCTTGCGAGGGCCGAGGTTCAGACCGTTAAGGAAACCTTGGAGAACCTCAAGAAGATTGAAGAAGAAAAACCAGAGATTTTGGTTCCTATAGGTGCTGGCTCCTTTTTAAAGGGGATAATAGTTGACAAGAACAATGCCATAGTAAGCGTCGGCTCAGGGTACGCCGTCGAGAGGAGCGTTGATGATGCCATAAGCTTTCTCGAGAAGAGGCTGAACGAGTACGACGATGCTATTAAGAAGACCCAGCAGGCTTTGACCGAGCTCGAAAAGAGGCTTGGAGATGTTGCAAAGAAAGCTCAAGAGATACAGCAAAAACAAGCGATGGGGAGCTTTAAGGTAAAGAAGTGA
- a CDS encoding redox-regulated ATPase YchF, with translation MEIGVVGKPNVGKSTFFSAATLVDVEIANYPFTTIDANVGVTYAIAEHPCKELGCKPNPQNYEYREGLALIPVKMIDVAGLVPGAHEGRGLGNKFLDDLRMASALIHVVDVTGKTDAEGQPTENHDPIEDIEFLEREIDYWIYGILSKGWDKFAKRIKLQRIKLESAIAEHLSGIGVTENDVWEAMHRLGLPSDPTLWSQEDLLAFASEIRRINKPMIIAANKADAASEEQINRLIKEGEKRGYIVVPTSAAAELTLRKAAKAGFIDYIPGSSEFKILKDMNERQKKALLMIKEKVLDRFGSTGVQEVINKAVFELLNLIPVYPVQDENKLTDQFGNVLPHVFLMKKGSNPRDLAFKVHTDLGRGFLYAINAKTKRRIGEDYELQFNDIIKIVAVTK, from the coding sequence ATGGAGATAGGTGTCGTTGGGAAGCCAAACGTTGGGAAATCAACTTTCTTTTCTGCGGCAACCCTAGTGGATGTCGAGATAGCTAATTACCCCTTCACGACTATAGACGCTAACGTCGGGGTTACTTATGCTATAGCCGAGCATCCGTGTAAGGAGCTCGGCTGTAAGCCGAATCCGCAGAACTACGAGTACAGGGAAGGCCTCGCGCTAATTCCAGTTAAGATGATAGATGTTGCGGGCCTAGTCCCTGGGGCCCACGAAGGTAGGGGGTTGGGAAACAAGTTCCTCGATGACCTGAGGATGGCCTCGGCCCTGATACACGTTGTGGATGTAACTGGAAAAACCGACGCGGAGGGCCAACCCACCGAGAACCACGACCCAATAGAGGACATCGAGTTCCTCGAGAGGGAGATAGATTACTGGATATATGGAATACTAAGCAAGGGCTGGGACAAGTTCGCGAAGAGGATAAAGTTGCAGAGGATAAAGCTCGAGAGTGCTATAGCTGAACACTTAAGCGGCATTGGGGTTACGGAAAACGACGTTTGGGAGGCTATGCACAGGCTTGGCCTTCCTAGTGACCCAACGCTTTGGAGTCAAGAGGATTTACTGGCCTTCGCCTCCGAGATAAGGAGGATAAATAAGCCTATGATAATAGCGGCGAATAAGGCAGATGCTGCGAGCGAGGAGCAGATAAACAGGTTAATAAAAGAAGGGGAAAAGAGAGGCTACATAGTGGTTCCAACATCGGCTGCTGCTGAGCTCACCTTGAGGAAAGCCGCTAAAGCTGGTTTCATAGACTACATTCCAGGAAGCTCGGAGTTTAAGATACTCAAGGACATGAACGAGAGGCAGAAGAAGGCCTTGCTTATGATAAAGGAGAAAGTTCTAGATAGGTTTGGCTCGACTGGAGTTCAGGAAGTGATAAATAAAGCGGTCTTTGAGCTATTGAATTTGATCCCAGTTTACCCTGTACAGGACGAGAATAAGCTAACTGACCAGTTCGGGAACGTCCTGCCCCATGTATTCCTAATGAAGAAGGGTTCAAATCCAAGGGATTTGGCGTTCAAGGTTCACACGGACCTTGGAAGAGGCTTCCTGTACGCTATAAACGCCAAAACTAAAAGGAGGATCGGGGAGGACTACGAGTTGCAGTTCAACGACATAATAAAGATCGTTGCAGTTACCAAGTGA
- a CDS encoding metal ABC transporter solute-binding protein, Zn/Mn family, with the protein MKRLILIMFTLTLLLPPSMAQEKPLVVTSLPAIASIIREAFGDSVNVVYLVPPGVEPHQYQLSPSQIELLRKADVIVTTGHLPAEMKIQELKESGEIPGIVLGIEDYERYGFRYLPERWYEGKNNPHGIWLDPRNAIAIAKATANALLTLHPELKEINEELEDFELKINSIVEAYSGVLSGKKAIIELPSQQYALEWLGIEVVDSIKPEAEVPAKSVDSISAKADVVVYDVSTPKTLKDASVKLSEKLGVPLANVTVLWVKENYSKVLVENTKSIIRAMTQEGKVVVKSSSSDVGKYSVISLIVGIVVGVSIGIVIRKCPVL; encoded by the coding sequence GTGAAGAGATTAATCCTAATCATGTTTACGCTAACGCTCCTCTTGCCACCATCAATGGCCCAAGAAAAGCCGCTAGTAGTTACTAGTTTACCGGCGATAGCCTCGATAATAAGGGAGGCCTTTGGGGATAGCGTCAACGTCGTTTACCTAGTCCCCCCTGGGGTAGAGCCCCACCAGTACCAGCTCTCGCCCTCTCAGATAGAGCTCCTCAGGAAGGCAGATGTGATTGTAACCACTGGACACTTACCCGCTGAGATGAAGATTCAAGAGCTGAAGGAGAGCGGCGAAATCCCTGGGATAGTTCTCGGGATAGAGGATTACGAAAGGTACGGCTTCCGCTATCTTCCTGAGAGGTGGTACGAGGGCAAGAATAACCCCCACGGAATATGGCTCGACCCCAGGAATGCAATAGCTATTGCAAAAGCCACCGCAAACGCCCTGCTAACCCTGCATCCGGAGCTCAAGGAGATAAACGAGGAGTTAGAAGATTTCGAGTTGAAGATAAATTCAATCGTTGAGGCTTACTCGGGGGTTTTGTCAGGGAAGAAGGCGATAATAGAGCTACCCTCCCAGCAGTACGCCCTCGAGTGGCTCGGGATTGAGGTCGTTGATTCCATAAAGCCTGAGGCTGAGGTTCCAGCGAAGAGCGTTGATTCGATAAGCGCCAAGGCCGATGTAGTTGTCTACGACGTTTCAACGCCTAAGACTCTAAAGGATGCCTCCGTGAAGTTGTCTGAAAAGCTAGGCGTTCCACTTGCGAACGTTACGGTCCTCTGGGTTAAGGAGAACTACTCTAAGGTATTAGTTGAGAACACAAAGTCGATAATAAGGGCGATGACCCAGGAAGGGAAGGTTGTAGTCAAGTCCTCCTCAAGCGACGTGGGCAAGTATTCGGTTATCTCCTTGATAGTTGGAATCGTGGTTGGCGTTTCCATAGGCATAGTCATAAGGAAGTGTCCCGTCCTCTAA
- a CDS encoding ATP-binding protein: MIEQFNPWWKGKEFISEDEDYRKWEESGVKWVPRVIEDISLEPFSLNFIFGPRQVGKTTLLKLIIKRLLDSGVNPKAIFYLRCDYLSDYRELMNALEEYMELREIEGIENSYIFLDEITFPREWFRAIKLYVDMGKFKNDVLILTGSVSMYLKGEIETFPGRRGKGKEIIMYPLSFRDFVGVVAPELYRKIPVVREISKVRECLKLLPWKDELHRLFLLYLRSGGFPRAIKDVLGKGRVSGDTYDTYLSWVRGDIIKFGKSEEVARMIMKTILDKVPSPIGWNTIAREIDIGSHKTVFSYIEFLEKSFILKVLHYFDPNTLEPDFRKEKKVHLIDPFLYELFSRWCLVEKPSEDKIVESVVASHLARKYEVGYWRNGKEVDVVTKSGIGFEVKWKGKVTPSRLRVGKIKEVITLSKDDISTDPLMIPVPIFLACLEV; the protein is encoded by the coding sequence ATGATTGAACAATTTAATCCGTGGTGGAAAGGTAAAGAGTTCATAAGTGAGGACGAAGACTATAGGAAATGGGAAGAAAGTGGCGTTAAATGGGTTCCAAGGGTCATTGAGGACATTTCCCTTGAACCCTTTTCCCTGAACTTCATTTTCGGCCCAAGGCAGGTTGGAAAGACGACCCTTTTGAAGCTAATAATAAAGAGGCTTCTCGATAGTGGCGTCAATCCAAAGGCGATATTCTACCTGAGGTGTGACTATCTAAGCGACTACAGGGAGCTTATGAATGCTCTTGAGGAGTACATGGAGCTACGCGAGATCGAGGGCATAGAGAACTCTTATATTTTCTTGGACGAGATAACGTTTCCCAGGGAGTGGTTTAGGGCAATAAAGCTCTACGTTGATATGGGAAAGTTCAAAAACGACGTGTTAATACTAACGGGTTCTGTTAGTATGTACCTAAAGGGAGAAATAGAGACGTTCCCAGGAAGGAGGGGGAAAGGAAAAGAAATAATAATGTATCCTCTAAGCTTCAGGGATTTCGTGGGTGTCGTTGCTCCTGAGCTCTATCGAAAGATTCCTGTGGTAAGAGAAATATCCAAAGTTAGGGAGTGCCTAAAGTTGCTTCCGTGGAAGGATGAGCTTCACAGATTGTTCCTCCTCTACTTGAGGAGCGGTGGATTTCCGAGGGCCATTAAAGACGTCCTAGGGAAAGGGAGGGTAAGTGGGGATACCTATGATACGTATCTATCCTGGGTTAGGGGAGACATAATTAAGTTCGGAAAGAGCGAGGAAGTCGCGAGGATGATAATGAAAACAATCCTTGATAAGGTTCCATCTCCAATTGGATGGAACACTATCGCGAGGGAAATTGACATAGGTTCCCACAAGACGGTCTTCAGTTACATCGAGTTCCTCGAGAAGAGCTTCATCTTGAAAGTTCTCCATTATTTTGACCCCAACACCCTTGAGCCAGACTTCAGGAAGGAAAAGAAAGTTCATCTCATAGATCCTTTCCTGTACGAGCTATTCTCTCGCTGGTGTCTCGTTGAGAAGCCCAGCGAGGATAAGATAGTTGAGAGCGTAGTTGCTTCTCACTTGGCCAGGAAGTATGAGGTCGGTTACTGGAGGAATGGGAAAGAGGTAGATGTGGTAACTAAGAGTGGCATTGGCTTTGAAGTTAAGTGGAAGGGCAAGGTTACGCCCTCTAGGCTCAGGGTAGGAAAGATAAAGGAAGTCATAACGCTCTCAAAGGACGACATCTCTACCGATCCCTTAATGATTCCGGTCCCAATTTTCCTTGCTTGCCTTGAGGTTTAG